GGTCCACCACGTCAAAGTACTCGTCCTTGTGCCGGTGGTTCGGGTTGGGGTTCGTGTGGTGGTGGTGGtgatgcggcggcgcaaggtAATGCTGTGCGATCGCCTGGCCGAGGGCCGTGGTGGCGttcgcgcgccgtgcctcGGTCGCAATGTcttcgtgcagcgcgcccgcctcggccagcgccgggCGGTCAAGCAtgcggagcggcgcgagctggtcgaggagcacctggttgcgcaccgcgtcgcgctgctgctgctgccggcggcgcagctgcgccgcagcgtcctgcggctcgctcggcgtgtcgtgcagcgccgcggtaTCCGCGAGCTTGGCGGTGGCGCACTCGCGTGCGTaccgcgcgagcgcgtcgtctgGCGCCCACGATACGTGACCGTCGTCCATCTCgtccgcgtccgccgcaaggaggcgctcgagcgagccctggccgagcggctcgacgacgacgtggGGAGacaggtcgaggagcgcggccATGTCGGGCATCGTCAGGCGCCcgtacgtcggcgcggcgtcgccctGGGCGTGCtctgcgcgcacgcgccccaGTGCGCTGCTGATAATGTTGCGCAGGtggtcctcgagcgccgcaaggacCACAGCGGCGGCCTGGACGTGCACGCCGTCCGACAGgcccgcctcgacggcTGTGAGCGTCATGCGGTCCTGCAGCGTGTGCACGTCGGGAAGCTCGTGCGTCTCGACGCAGTACGGCACAACGACCCCGCGCAGGAACGCCTCCTGCATCGCATTCGAcaggcgcgcacgcgccgcatcggTCTGCACCGCGCTCTGCACCGCGTGCGTCCGCCAGGAGGGGGCGCCGACCGCGGTCTTGACCtcgcgtgtgcgccgccgctcctcgacggccTTGCGCTTTTCGTCTTCTTTGCGTTTCTTTtccaggagctcggcgccggcgccggcccacacggtcgcggcggtgtGCACACCGCCCTGGCCGCTTTTCGGCaggtgctcgagacgcgcacgctcgcgctgcgacaGACCCGCGTACATGTGCCGCAGGCGCTT
The Malassezia japonica chromosome 2, complete sequence genome window above contains:
- a CDS encoding uncharacterized protein (EggNog:ENOG503NXUI; COG:S), translating into MADSSARVTPVRSGGDDTRAIKARLLSVLGDKAEEYWAALSALCTAAINREEFQERVEAWLPEEYLPLHNALILSMLSAATARPRHAARGVQGMHAPTSPIRASDATLYELDSDSDLEREPPVHGIDRSSHKRLRHMYAGLSQRERARLEHLPKSGQGGVHTAATVWAGAGAELLEKKRKEDEKRKAVEERRRTREVKTAVGAPSWRTHAVQSAVQTDAARARLSNAMQEAFLRGVVVPYCVETHELPDVHTLQDRMTLTAVEAGLSDGVHVQAAAVVLAALEDHLRNIISSALGRVRAEHAQGDAAPTYGRLTMPDMAALLDLSPHVVVEPLGQGSLERLLAADADEMDDGHVSWAPDDALARYARECATAKLADTAALHDTPSEPQDAAAQLRRRQQQQRDAVRNQVLLDQLAPLRMLDRPALAEAGALHEDIATEARRANATTALGQAIAQHYLAPPHHHHHHTNPNPNHRHKDEYFDVVDPVALLGRLCE